From the genome of Solidesulfovibrio carbinolicus, one region includes:
- a CDS encoding anthranilate synthase component I family protein gives MSAIKLRQEGTWLPADVQTPISLFLGLVGERPGILLESAEVDGRLGRYSLIAWDFRLRIRLKDGKLDVSARDQRLAGLEKHSGRGMMEGLRAVLTDLNILAPEGFDDVPPITRSLVGYFGYGVAGVFEPKLAKVLPPDEAEFCLVLPGRVVLFDHVKHRCLHLSLDEGKKAKIEHANIFAPMNRPVLGKVVNTPDAEGYMDAVAQCKEMIRAGECIQTVLSTRFAAPFSGDPFVVYRRLRQVNPSPYMFFMRLPRVTLLGSSPELLIRCRDGELTTCPIAGTRHRSADPVEDDRLAEELLADPKERAEHVMLVDLGRNDLGRMAEKGTVKVEKFMTVERFSHVMHIVSYVTAKLKKGLDALDVLQCAFPAGTLSGAPKVRAMEMIADLENALPRGPYAGCIGWIGLDEGHVNLDTGITIRSIWIRDGMASWQAGAGIVYDSDPASEWKECQNKARVIAEVLAAKEEGDVFTY, from the coding sequence ATGAGTGCGATCAAGCTCCGCCAGGAAGGGACGTGGCTGCCGGCCGACGTCCAGACGCCTATCAGCCTGTTTCTCGGGCTTGTGGGCGAACGGCCCGGAATCCTTCTCGAAAGCGCCGAAGTCGACGGCCGCCTGGGCCGATACAGCCTCATCGCCTGGGATTTCCGCCTGCGCATCCGTTTGAAGGACGGCAAGCTCGACGTCAGCGCCCGGGACCAGCGGCTGGCCGGCCTGGAGAAGCATTCCGGCCGGGGCATGATGGAGGGGCTTCGGGCCGTGCTTACCGACCTCAACATCCTGGCCCCCGAGGGTTTTGACGACGTGCCGCCCATCACCCGCTCCCTGGTGGGCTATTTCGGCTACGGCGTGGCCGGGGTGTTCGAACCCAAGCTGGCCAAGGTGTTGCCGCCCGACGAGGCCGAATTCTGTCTGGTCTTGCCCGGCCGGGTGGTGCTTTTTGACCATGTCAAGCACCGCTGCCTGCATCTGTCCCTCGACGAGGGCAAAAAGGCCAAGATCGAGCACGCCAACATCTTCGCGCCCATGAACCGGCCGGTGCTGGGCAAGGTGGTCAACACCCCGGACGCCGAGGGCTACATGGACGCGGTGGCCCAGTGCAAGGAGATGATCCGGGCCGGCGAGTGCATCCAGACCGTGCTGTCCACCCGCTTTGCCGCACCGTTTTCCGGCGACCCGTTTGTGGTCTACCGCCGGCTGCGCCAGGTGAACCCCTCGCCCTACATGTTTTTCATGCGTTTGCCGCGCGTGACGCTGCTGGGGTCGTCGCCGGAGCTGCTCATCCGCTGCCGCGACGGCGAGCTGACCACCTGCCCCATCGCCGGCACGCGCCACCGCAGCGCCGATCCCGTCGAGGACGACCGTCTGGCCGAGGAACTGCTGGCCGATCCCAAGGAGCGCGCCGAGCACGTCATGCTGGTGGACCTTGGCCGCAACGACCTGGGCCGCATGGCCGAAAAGGGCACGGTGAAGGTGGAGAAGTTCATGACCGTGGAGCGGTTTTCCCATGTCATGCACATCGTCTCCTATGTCACGGCCAAGCTCAAAAAGGGCCTCGACGCCCTGGACGTGCTGCAATGCGCCTTCCCGGCCGGCACGCTTTCGGGCGCGCCCAAGGTGCGGGCCATGGAGATGATCGCGGACCTCGAAAACGCCCTGCCGCGCGGCCCCTACGCCGGCTGCATCGGCTGGATCGGCCTGGACGAAGGCCATGTGAACCTCGACACGGGCATCACCATCCGCAGCATATGGATTCGCGACGGCATGGCCTCGTGGCAGGCCGGCGCCGGCATCGTCTACGACTCGGACCCGGCTTCGGAATGGAAGGAGTGTCAAAACAAGGCCCGGGTCATCGCCGAAGTGCTGGCCGCCAAGGAGGAAGGCGATGTTTTTACTTATTGA
- a CDS encoding anthranilate synthase component II encodes MFLLIDNFDSFTFNVVQAFQQCGHDPVVLKNDDPKILELAASGKLEKVCISPGPSNPTNAGLCLQFLELLPATTPVFGVCLGHQILGHFAGAPVVVADRIMHGKTSDVYHRETGLFEGLPNPMECCRYHSLLVLASKAPDKLEITAWTEQNEVMGLRYRDRPWVGVQFHPESVFTPDGMKLIGNFPDKIL; translated from the coding sequence ATGTTTTTACTTATTGATAACTTCGACTCGTTCACCTTCAACGTGGTGCAGGCCTTCCAGCAGTGCGGCCACGATCCGGTGGTGCTCAAAAACGACGACCCCAAGATTCTGGAGCTGGCCGCCTCGGGCAAGCTGGAGAAGGTCTGCATCTCCCCCGGCCCGAGCAACCCCACCAACGCCGGGCTGTGCCTGCAATTTCTGGAGCTGTTGCCGGCCACGACCCCGGTCTTCGGCGTCTGCCTGGGCCATCAGATTCTGGGCCATTTCGCCGGCGCGCCGGTCGTGGTCGCCGACCGCATCATGCACGGCAAAACCTCCGACGTGTACCACCGCGAAACCGGCCTGTTCGAGGGCCTGCCCAACCCCATGGAGTGCTGCCGCTACCATTCGCTTTTGGTGCTGGCCTCCAAGGCTCCGGACAAGCTCGAAATCACGGCCTGGACCGAACAGAACGAAGTCATGGGGCTGCGCTATCGGGACCGGCCCTGGGTCGGCGTGCAGTTCCACCCGGAGTCGGTGTTTACGCCCGACGGCATGAAGCTGATCGGCAATTTCCCGGATAAGATTTTGTAA
- a CDS encoding HEPN domain-containing protein produces the protein MNTIPALIDKAEASLRAARLLGSEGYFDFAVGRLHAVMRYVAEAFLIRHGYPVADAGNIPSAFALHLTATGYLPETFNRFLSEAARLRDRAENETDTGITAEDVSEQIERAKAFLYLAREELAESHRKE, from the coding sequence GTGAACACCATCCCCGCCCTCATCGACAAGGCCGAGGCCAGCCTTCGCGCCGCGCGGCTGCTTGGCAGCGAGGGCTACTTCGATTTCGCCGTGGGTCGCCTCCACGCCGTCATGCGCTACGTGGCCGAGGCCTTCCTCATCCGCCACGGCTACCCCGTGGCCGATGCCGGCAACATCCCCTCGGCCTTTGCCCTGCACCTGACCGCCACCGGCTACCTGCCCGAAACCTTCAACCGATTCTTAAGCGAAGCCGCCCGGCTGCGCGACCGGGCCGAAAACGAAACCGATACCGGCATCACCGCCGAAGACGTGTCCGAACAGATCGAACGGGCCAAGGCATTTTTGTACTTGGCCCGGGAAGAACTGGCAGAAAGCCACCGCAAAGAATAA
- a CDS encoding P-loop NTPase fold protein, with amino-acid sequence MYNTARKSLNDYLTQHLAYNTTNDCTLITGDWGTGKSHFINQYLDKLAKDQKTNRMIIYTSLFKAHSIDALQNDVLSKHQKWKKARQKLALLWGEIKSCIPYASYVPTNFVFSLLDEQDFKNSIIVFDDFERLSPNIELQNVLGYISDLKEVNKCKIIIITNERITTTDSPQPLYDSDNEQTPKNKVFHGKETWHSFKEKIVDNYFIFRPTSEENIDILLNTHKFKNLLSIKEKLCSLIEANKIINMRTIQKILNNIKHFPIILNNRHSKISRQSIEFIVSKTIEHNHKNVDRSKFYTRSATDEEAPDVNAMILEFIFSGYINLDLFNKLFSEYIKESRQDESIHETITNFYHNIGSHSKTATEMIVSIIKSNNEQLRYGTIIRLLVFFHRTDTDLFNKYSYLFTKIITSRLQEYYARQTLYSEIHETFHDIEHISFLNELAKDALATINAKEKESIIYNDEKIKKILSAKNRMNSDKTITKDIPKERWRDIIERRVIDLHDVAIILNDCSKATQDMIVSILRPLQGEPFLKTKLHACGLEQHLLEQFSEDTPNGKTR; translated from the coding sequence ATGTATAATACCGCTAGAAAATCACTAAACGACTACTTAACACAGCATCTCGCATACAACACCACAAACGACTGCACACTTATAACGGGAGACTGGGGAACCGGGAAAAGTCATTTTATCAATCAGTACTTAGACAAACTTGCCAAAGATCAAAAAACAAACAGAATGATCATCTATACATCGTTATTCAAGGCGCACAGCATTGACGCTTTGCAAAACGATGTTTTGTCAAAACACCAAAAGTGGAAAAAAGCCAGACAAAAGCTTGCGTTACTTTGGGGAGAAATAAAAAGTTGCATACCATACGCCTCATATGTCCCGACGAATTTTGTCTTTTCGCTCCTCGACGAGCAGGATTTTAAAAACTCCATAATTGTCTTCGATGATTTCGAAAGGCTTTCCCCAAACATCGAACTTCAAAACGTTCTTGGTTACATTTCTGACCTAAAAGAAGTAAACAAATGCAAAATAATAATCATCACAAACGAACGCATCACAACAACAGACAGCCCACAACCGCTTTACGATAGCGACAATGAACAAACACCAAAAAATAAAGTATTCCATGGCAAAGAAACATGGCACTCTTTTAAAGAAAAAATCGTTGACAACTACTTCATTTTCAGACCAACCTCTGAAGAAAACATTGATATTTTACTCAACACCCACAAATTCAAGAATCTTTTATCTATCAAAGAAAAACTGTGTAGCCTCATAGAGGCTAACAAAATTATAAATATGCGTACAATACAAAAGATATTAAACAACATAAAACACTTTCCAATCATACTAAACAATCGACATTCAAAAATTTCACGCCAAAGCATAGAGTTCATTGTATCAAAAACGATAGAGCACAACCACAAAAACGTTGACAGAAGTAAATTTTACACAAGGTCTGCAACAGACGAAGAAGCACCAGATGTCAACGCCATGATATTAGAGTTCATATTCTCTGGATACATCAATCTAGATCTGTTTAATAAATTATTCTCAGAATACATAAAAGAATCACGTCAAGATGAATCAATACACGAAACAATAACTAATTTTTATCACAATATTGGATCACACTCAAAAACTGCCACCGAAATGATCGTAAGCATCATAAAGTCAAACAACGAACAGTTGCGCTACGGAACAATAATCAGGTTGCTTGTGTTTTTTCATAGGACAGACACCGATTTGTTTAACAAATACTCATACCTTTTTACCAAAATAATCACGTCAAGACTTCAGGAATACTATGCCCGACAAACTCTATATTCTGAAATTCATGAAACATTTCACGACATAGAGCACATATCATTTTTAAATGAACTCGCAAAAGACGCTCTGGCAACAATAAACGCAAAAGAAAAAGAATCTATAATTTATAACGACGAAAAGATTAAAAAGATACTCTCTGCAAAAAACAGAATGAATAGCGACAAAACTATTACAAAAGACATTCCAAAGGAACGATGGCGAGACATAATCGAAAGGCGCGTCATAGACCTTCACGACGTCGCCATCATCCTAAATGATTGCTCCAAAGCGACACAAGATATGATTGTTTCAATTCTCCGTCCACTTCAAGGTGAACCATTTCTTAAAACCAAGCTCCACGCATGTGGCCTTGAACAACACCTGCTTGAGCAGTTTTCGGAGGATACGCCAAATGGAAAAACACGTTGA
- the trpD gene encoding anthranilate phosphoribosyltransferase has product MEKHVECLELLAIGKDLPADLATYAFRAMYTGEMPASCVGAFLMGLKTKGEAAVEIAAGVTTALEQARLVEGLTGPRIDTCGTGGDNTCSFNCSTAVALYLAAMGHKVVKHGNRAVSSACGSADAVESLGFPLVVEPDAVAAELDKHNFVFLFAPNYHPAFKRIGPIRKELGARTLFNLMGPLLNPARPTHQILGVPTSRHVPLMAEVLALTGLSRGVVVHGAGGFDELTPFGPADVCWVKDGWLKKERIDPATLGVSESKLGDVVVSGRDEAVAVLQEVLSGKGPQAMLDMVALNLGCALHLLEDGLTLRQGVDKAKDAIAQGAAAAFFKDVFHA; this is encoded by the coding sequence ATGGAAAAACACGTTGAATGCCTCGAACTCTTGGCCATCGGCAAGGACCTGCCCGCCGATCTCGCCACCTACGCCTTCCGGGCCATGTACACCGGCGAAATGCCCGCCTCGTGCGTGGGCGCGTTCCTCATGGGCCTCAAGACCAAGGGCGAGGCCGCCGTGGAAATCGCCGCCGGCGTCACCACCGCCCTGGAACAGGCCCGCTTGGTCGAAGGCCTCACCGGCCCGCGCATCGACACCTGCGGCACCGGCGGCGACAACACCTGCTCGTTTAACTGCTCCACCGCCGTGGCGCTGTACCTCGCCGCCATGGGCCACAAGGTCGTCAAACACGGCAACCGCGCCGTGTCCAGCGCCTGCGGCAGCGCCGACGCCGTGGAATCCCTGGGCTTCCCCCTGGTCGTGGAACCCGACGCCGTGGCCGCCGAGCTGGACAAGCACAACTTCGTCTTCCTCTTCGCCCCCAACTACCATCCGGCCTTCAAGCGCATCGGCCCCATCCGCAAGGAACTCGGCGCGCGCACGCTGTTCAACCTCATGGGGCCGCTTTTGAACCCCGCCCGGCCCACGCACCAGATTCTCGGCGTGCCCACCTCGCGCCACGTCCCGCTCATGGCCGAGGTGCTGGCGCTCACCGGCCTGTCGCGCGGCGTGGTCGTCCACGGGGCCGGCGGCTTTGACGAGCTGACCCCGTTCGGCCCGGCCGACGTGTGCTGGGTCAAAGACGGCTGGCTCAAAAAGGAGCGCATCGACCCGGCGACCCTTGGCGTGTCCGAAAGCAAGCTCGGCGACGTGGTGGTCTCGGGCCGCGACGAGGCCGTGGCCGTGCTGCAGGAGGTGCTCTCCGGCAAAGGCCCCCAAGCCATGCTCGACATGGTGGCCCTTAACCTCGGCTGCGCTCTGCACCTGCTCGAAGACGGCCTGACCCTGCGCCAGGGCGTGGACAAGGCCAAGGACGCCATCGCCCAGGGCGCGGCGGCCGCGTTTTTCAAGGACGTGTTCCATGCTTGA
- a CDS encoding indole-3-glycerol-phosphate synthase produces the protein MLEKFRAAKAAEVRRLVGLEAAQQLPEPYRGKRPSFSDALIAKAPMAVIAEYKRASPSMGDINLGLGPDDVAAMYAASGAAAISVLTEETYFKGSLDYLETMSRCGLPLLRKDFLLHPLQVVQTAATKASALLLIVRMLTDVELNEMLRLTYDAGLEAVVEVFDERDLERAEAAGAHIIQVNNRDLDTLKTDFAVATRLAAYKRPGRLWIAASGIKTRADVDAMQSLGFDAVLVGTSIMAEADPGAALARLAGSAA, from the coding sequence ATGCTTGAGAAGTTTCGGGCCGCCAAGGCGGCCGAAGTGCGCCGGCTGGTCGGCCTTGAGGCGGCCCAGCAGTTGCCCGAGCCATATAGGGGCAAACGGCCGTCCTTTTCCGACGCGCTCATCGCCAAGGCCCCCATGGCCGTCATCGCCGAGTACAAGCGGGCCTCCCCATCCATGGGCGACATCAACCTGGGCCTTGGCCCGGACGACGTGGCCGCCATGTACGCCGCCTCGGGAGCCGCCGCCATCTCGGTCTTGACCGAAGAAACCTACTTCAAGGGGTCGCTGGACTACCTCGAAACCATGAGCCGCTGCGGCCTGCCGCTTTTGCGCAAGGACTTCCTGCTCCATCCCTTGCAAGTGGTGCAGACGGCGGCCACCAAGGCCTCGGCCTTGCTGCTGATTGTGCGGATGCTCACCGATGTGGAATTAAACGAGATGCTGCGCCTGACCTACGACGCGGGCCTGGAAGCCGTGGTCGAGGTCTTTGACGAGCGCGACCTGGAACGCGCCGAAGCCGCCGGCGCGCACATCATCCAGGTCAACAACCGCGACCTGGATACGCTCAAAACCGACTTCGCCGTGGCCACCCGGCTGGCCGCCTACAAACGCCCCGGCCGGCTGTGGATCGCCGCCAGCGGCATCAAGACCCGGGCCGACGTGGACGCCATGCAGTCGCTGGGCTTCGACGCCGTGCTGGTCGGCACCTCCATCATGGCCGAGGCCGACCCCGGCGCGGCCCTGGCCCGGCTGGCCGGGAGCGCGGCATGA
- a CDS encoding phosphoribosylanthranilate isomerase, with protein MSAPLAKVCGMTRAEDVVGCAEAGADLLGFIFAAKSPRRLTPAQAAALPRVAAKRVGVFVEQTLEEVLCIMAEAELDLAQLHGGQDPDFCRAVGPQRVIRAFWPQKHPTLGSLAAEMAAFDGAVRYALLDAGTSGGGHGTSLDFAALAELAPPMPWLLAGGLGPDNVAEALRIAKPHGVDLNSGVESSPGLKDLQKVRRSLWSVKGV; from the coding sequence ATGAGCGCGCCCCTGGCCAAGGTCTGCGGCATGACCCGCGCCGAGGACGTCGTCGGCTGCGCCGAAGCCGGGGCCGATCTGCTCGGCTTCATCTTCGCCGCCAAAAGCCCGCGCCGCCTGACCCCGGCCCAGGCGGCGGCCCTGCCGCGCGTGGCCGCCAAGCGCGTGGGCGTTTTCGTGGAGCAAACCCTCGAAGAAGTGCTCTGCATCATGGCCGAGGCCGAACTCGATCTGGCCCAGCTTCACGGCGGCCAGGACCCGGATTTCTGCCGGGCCGTGGGGCCGCAGCGCGTCATCAGGGCCTTCTGGCCCCAGAAGCACCCGACGCTGGGTAGCCTCGCCGCCGAGATGGCCGCCTTTGACGGCGCGGTCCGCTACGCGCTGCTTGACGCCGGAACTTCCGGCGGCGGCCACGGCACATCCCTGGATTTCGCCGCCCTGGCCGAACTCGCCCCGCCCATGCCCTGGCTTTTGGCCGGGGGCCTGGGGCCGGACAACGTGGCCGAGGCGCTGCGCATCGCCAAGCCGCACGGCGTGGACCTCAACTCCGGCGTGGAATCCTCGCCGGGCCTCAAAGACCTCCAAAAAGTCCGGAGGTCCCTTTGGTCCGTGAAAGGCGTGTGA
- the trpB gene encoding tryptophan synthase subunit beta → MTIHKKGYYGDFGGQFVPELLMPPLLELEEAMRTIVPSEPFKKELNALLADYVGRPSPLYRCPNLSKELGFDLWLKREDLNHTGAHKINNTMGQGLLTKYMGKTALLAETGAGQHGVATATAAAMLGLDCIVYMGAEDVVRQAHNVKRMKLLGAEVVPIESGTKTLKDAINAALRYWIAEQGTTHYCFGTAAGPHPFPLLVREFQAVISLEARAQCLDKMGRLPDYVVACVGGGSNAIGMFHHFVPDETVKLIGVEAGGTGEPGCYHSAPISLGTPGVLHGMRTMLLQTSEGQIEPSHSVSAGLDYPGVGPEHAHYGASGRVRYDIAVDDQALAAFEALCRREGIIPALESCHAVAWVLNHAAEIPKGSQVVVCLSGRGDKDLGIIEAHEAKLGGAK, encoded by the coding sequence ATGACCATTCATAAAAAAGGCTACTACGGCGACTTTGGCGGGCAGTTCGTGCCGGAGCTGCTCATGCCGCCGCTGTTGGAACTGGAAGAGGCCATGCGCACCATCGTGCCCAGCGAGCCGTTCAAGAAGGAACTCAACGCGCTGCTGGCCGATTACGTGGGCCGGCCGTCGCCGCTGTATCGCTGCCCCAACCTATCCAAGGAGCTGGGCTTTGATTTGTGGCTCAAGCGCGAGGATTTGAACCACACCGGCGCGCACAAGATCAACAACACCATGGGCCAGGGGCTTCTGACCAAGTACATGGGCAAGACGGCGCTTCTAGCCGAGACCGGGGCCGGCCAGCACGGCGTGGCCACGGCCACGGCCGCCGCCATGCTGGGCCTGGACTGCATCGTTTACATGGGGGCCGAGGACGTGGTGCGCCAGGCGCACAACGTCAAGCGCATGAAGCTGCTTGGGGCCGAGGTCGTGCCCATCGAGTCCGGCACCAAGACCCTCAAGGACGCCATCAACGCGGCCCTGCGCTATTGGATCGCCGAGCAGGGCACGACGCATTACTGTTTCGGCACGGCCGCCGGACCGCATCCGTTTCCGCTTTTAGTGCGCGAGTTCCAGGCTGTTATTTCCCTGGAAGCCCGCGCCCAGTGCCTGGACAAGATGGGCCGGCTGCCGGACTACGTCGTGGCCTGCGTCGGCGGCGGCTCCAACGCCATCGGCATGTTCCACCATTTCGTGCCGGACGAAACGGTCAAGCTCATCGGCGTCGAGGCCGGCGGCACGGGCGAGCCGGGCTGCTACCACAGCGCGCCCATAAGCCTTGGCACGCCCGGGGTGCTCCACGGCATGCGCACCATGCTGCTGCAAACCAGCGAAGGGCAAATCGAACCGTCCCATTCCGTGTCGGCCGGCCTGGATTATCCCGGCGTCGGCCCGGAGCACGCCCACTACGGGGCTTCCGGCCGGGTGCGCTACGACATCGCCGTGGACGATCAGGCCCTGGCCGCCTTCGAGGCCTTGTGCCGCCGCGAGGGCATCATCCCGGCCCTGGAGAGCTGCCACGCCGTGGCCTGGGTCCTTAATCACGCCGCCGAGATACCCAAAGGTTCCCAAGTCGTCGTCTGTTTGTCGGGACGCGGCGACAAGGACCTCGGCATCATCGAGGCCCACGAAGCCAAGCTTGGAGGCGCGAAATGA
- the trpA gene encoding tryptophan synthase subunit alpha, giving the protein MSQSILTTRIMEALAAGRKALIPFLPGGFPDKERFFDELAALDAGGADIIEIGVPFSDPVADGPVVEQASLDCLLNGTCLSWLFYELEKRKGQYRAGLVLMGYYNPFLQYGLEQLAEDAADAGVSGFIVPDVPLEESGPLREALDKHGLDLIPLVGLNTSEERLAAYAKNARGYVYFVSVLGTTGMRESLPTEVKERLAAVRRIFNVPVALGFGIKSPEQLYAFGDLVDGVVFGSALIAHIKAGGTAAEFMARWRS; this is encoded by the coding sequence ATGAGCCAGTCCATCCTGACCACCCGCATCATGGAAGCGCTTGCCGCCGGGCGCAAGGCGCTCATTCCCTTCCTGCCCGGCGGTTTCCCGGACAAGGAACGCTTTTTCGACGAGCTGGCCGCCCTGGATGCCGGCGGGGCCGACATCATCGAGATCGGCGTGCCCTTCTCCGATCCCGTGGCCGATGGGCCGGTGGTGGAGCAGGCCAGCCTGGATTGCCTGTTAAACGGCACCTGCCTGTCCTGGCTGTTCTACGAACTGGAGAAGCGCAAGGGCCAGTACCGGGCGGGGCTTGTGCTCATGGGCTACTACAACCCGTTTTTGCAGTACGGCCTGGAGCAGTTGGCCGAGGACGCGGCCGACGCCGGGGTGTCGGGCTTTATTGTCCCGGACGTGCCCCTTGAGGAGTCCGGCCCGCTGCGCGAGGCGCTGGACAAGCACGGCCTGGACCTCATCCCCCTGGTCGGGCTCAACACCTCCGAGGAGCGCTTGGCCGCCTACGCCAAAAACGCCCGGGGCTACGTCTACTTCGTGTCCGTGCTGGGCACCACCGGCATGCGGGAATCGCTGCCCACCGAGGTCAAGGAACGTCTGGCCGCCGTGCGCCGCATTTTCAACGTCCCGGTGGCGCTCGGGTTCGGCATCAAATCGCCCGAGCAGCTCTACGCTTTTGGCGACCTCGTGGACGGCGTGGTCTTTGGTTCGGCGCTTATCGCCCACATCAAGGCCGGCGGCACGGCCGCCGAGTTCATGGCCCGCTGGCGCAGCTGA
- a CDS encoding LysE family translocator, which yields MDTLSYPAYLLALTAGMLTPGPAMLQALSLGLRHGTRPVAAAALGNVCATLAQVAAVLAGLAFLAREPLLLRLISLAGAAYLGWLGLCLWRAPARLALPEASRASLTGLFAQGLGVAACNPKAWGFLAAMLPRFAASGAVDAATLALTAGPVCLLGFGGMMAYARFGAWLAGRLASPAALRRIFRLMAAVIWACAGFFAVARFP from the coding sequence ATGGACACCCTTTCCTACCCCGCCTATCTGCTGGCCCTGACCGCCGGGATGCTCACCCCCGGCCCGGCCATGCTCCAAGCCCTGAGCCTGGGCTTGCGCCACGGCACGCGGCCCGTGGCCGCCGCCGCCTTGGGCAACGTCTGCGCCACCCTCGCCCAGGTGGCAGCCGTGCTGGCCGGTCTGGCCTTCCTGGCCCGGGAGCCGCTGCTCCTGCGCCTTATTTCCCTGGCCGGCGCGGCCTATCTCGGCTGGCTGGGGCTGTGCCTGTGGCGCGCTCCGGCCAGGCTCGCCCTGCCCGAGGCCTCCCGGGCCAGCCTCACCGGCCTTTTTGCCCAGGGGCTGGGCGTGGCCGCTTGCAACCCCAAGGCCTGGGGATTTCTGGCCGCCATGCTGCCGCGTTTCGCCGCCTCGGGCGCGGTTGACGCCGCCACTCTGGCCCTGACTGCCGGCCCGGTCTGCCTGCTGGGATTCGGCGGCATGATGGCCTACGCCCGCTTCGGGGCCTGGCTGGCCGGCCGGCTGGCCTCGCCTGCCGCCCTGCGCCGGATCTTCCGGCTCATGGCGGCGGTCATCTGGGCCTGCGCCGGCTTTTTCGCCGTTGCCCGATTCCCCTGA
- a CDS encoding hybrid sensor histidine kinase/response regulator, with translation MPQCAKILFVDDESAVLDSLRRNLGRCYDLETAVGPEAGLRRLETAGPFAVIVSDLRMPGMDGVAFLAKARDIAPEAVPLMLTGHGDLDAAMAAVNEGRIFRFLTKPCPPDILARSLDAALAQYRLAAADRELLRVTLENARLKEDVERILRHDLKTPLTTIVSLPQVMAEDENLTSDQREMLSLIEDAGYTILGMVNLSAALYKMERGQYELEPAEVDLVPMLRKLFASHADTARRRELALTLAVDGRPDSPEAACLVRGEALLCCSMLANLMANAVEASPPGGAVSVELRREGETVRVAIANQGEVPQSIRDRFFEKYVTAGKPKGTGLGAYSARRVALAHGGDIIMQTGGGETTLTVSLPAA, from the coding sequence ATGCCCCAATGCGCCAAAATCCTCTTCGTGGACGACGAGAGCGCGGTGCTCGATTCCCTGCGCCGCAATCTCGGGCGCTGCTATGACCTGGAGACCGCCGTGGGGCCGGAGGCCGGCCTGCGCCGGCTGGAAACCGCCGGCCCATTCGCCGTCATCGTCTCCGATCTGCGCATGCCCGGCATGGACGGCGTGGCCTTTTTGGCCAAGGCCCGGGACATCGCCCCCGAGGCCGTGCCGCTCATGCTCACCGGCCACGGCGACCTCGACGCGGCCATGGCCGCCGTCAACGAAGGCCGCATCTTCCGTTTTCTGACCAAACCCTGCCCACCCGACATCCTGGCCCGCTCCCTGGACGCCGCCCTGGCCCAGTACCGGCTGGCCGCCGCCGACCGGGAACTGCTGCGCGTCACCCTGGAAAACGCCCGGCTCAAGGAGGACGTGGAGCGCATCCTGCGCCACGACCTCAAAACGCCGCTGACCACCATCGTCAGCCTGCCCCAGGTCATGGCCGAGGACGAAAACCTGACCAGCGACCAGCGCGAGATGCTTTCGCTTATCGAGGACGCCGGCTACACCATCCTCGGCATGGTCAACCTCTCGGCGGCGCTGTATAAAATGGAGCGCGGCCAGTACGAGCTGGAACCGGCCGAGGTCGATCTCGTACCCATGCTGCGCAAGCTCTTCGCCAGCCACGCCGACACGGCCAGGCGTCGGGAACTCGCCCTGACCCTGGCCGTCGACGGCCGGCCCGACAGCCCCGAAGCCGCCTGCCTCGTGCGCGGCGAAGCGCTTTTGTGCTGCTCCATGCTGGCCAACCTCATGGCCAACGCCGTGGAAGCCTCGCCCCCGGGCGGGGCGGTGTCGGTGGAACTGCGTCGGGAAGGGGAAACGGTGCGCGTCGCCATCGCCAACCAGGGCGAGGTGCCGCAGAGCATTCGGGATCGGTTTTTCGAGAAGTACGTCACGGCCGGCAAACCCAAGGGCACCGGACTTGGGGCCTATTCGGCCCGGCGCGTGGCCCTGGCCCACGGCGGCGACATCATTATGCAAACGGGCGGGGGCGAAACAACCCTTACCGTATCCCTGCCCGCAGCCTGA
- a CDS encoding response regulator, whose product MTPQEHAAVRLPPAMSILIVDDQQPMRKTIAFILRQLGLKNVQFAEDGDEAWGIINTGRIDLVLLDWNMPRLSGLSLLERIRKSERHGQLPVIMVTAEAHADHVVTAVQTGVTDYVVKPFSPDTLAKKLHAVCDRCPSLVRLRAGIR is encoded by the coding sequence ATGACGCCGCAGGAACATGCCGCCGTACGTCTGCCTCCCGCCATGAGCATCCTCATCGTGGACGACCAGCAGCCCATGCGCAAGACCATTGCCTTCATCCTGCGCCAGCTGGGACTCAAAAACGTCCAGTTCGCCGAAGATGGGGACGAGGCCTGGGGCATCATCAACACCGGGCGCATCGATCTGGTGCTGCTCGACTGGAACATGCCCCGCCTGTCCGGTCTGTCGCTTCTGGAGCGCATCCGCAAAAGCGAGCGCCACGGGCAGTTGCCGGTCATCATGGTGACGGCCGAAGCCCATGCCGATCATGTGGTCACGGCCGTCCAGACCGGGGTCACGGACTATGTAGTCAAGCCGTTTTCCCCGGACACCTTGGCCAAAAAGCTTCACGCCGTGTGCGACCGCTGCCCGAGCCTGGTCAGGCTGCGGGCAGGGATACGGTAA